A window of uncultured Methanoregula sp. genomic DNA:
GCGAAGACCGGCTCCGCTCCATCATCGTCAGCAATGCCCGGCTGCCGGCAGTGGAAATTCTTGTAAAAATCCTGGACGGGGTCCGGGAATTTACCGGCGATATGCCACAATTCGATGATATCACCCTGATGGTGATCAAAAAAGCCTGAAGACGGAAAGTGGGTATAATTACCGGCTCTCTCCGGTCTTAAAACCCCACCTTGAACCGGCTCCGGGGTACTGGCCGGATAAGATTGGCATTTTGCCCTGCATTTTCACATTTCACGTTTTTTTCAGATGATGACCTGTTTTACCTGGGGCAGTGCCCGTATCTCCTCGATTACGCCATGCGGCAGGGAGTTTTCAACGATAATCACCAGTTTCGGTTCCTCAGAGAATTCCGGATCGGTGACGAAGATCTGCCGGATGGAGAGCATATGGTTCGAGAGAACCCTGACAGCAGCCCCGACAATTCCCTGCTCGTTTGCGTTCTTCGGGAGAACCGTTATCACGACAAACCCGAGCGATTCGGCAACCCTGCTCAGGTCCGGGGTTGCCCGCATGTTGAGGAAGATATCGCGGAGCATAGGACGCGAAAGGATGCGCCGTGCCGTGGAATCGACAACCCGGCGATCCGAACCAATGGCTTTTGCCACCGCAGTAGCCGGCATCTCAATGCCATTGCAGCTGATCCGCCCGTCTTCGGTTACCCCGAATCCGTTCTCCAGGAGAAAACGCACAACCCGGCTCTGGGACGGGGAGTCTGCAAAGTCGTGGATGATATCAGACCACATACTCACCACTGGGAAATATGCCTATAAATATACAGCGATGCGCTTCCGAAGTCATCAATGGTATGGAATTGCCGCGGCTTCAGCGCTCATGCGTTCCGGACCTGCGTCCCGTGCCGGAATCGGCCAAAACCACCCGCATAAAGAGGACCCGGTGCAGATCCTTACACAAGTTTTTATTAGATAGACAACCTCTTTGTTATGGCACAAAAGCGAGGGTAGCCAAGCCAGGTCAAAGGCGCTAGGTTGAGGGCCTAGTCTCGTAGGAGTTCTTGGGTTCGAATCCCATCCCTCGCATCTCTGTTCTGATCCGTTTTTCCTTTGAGAATTTTTATCATTTGCAATGCACTATTCTCCCTTATGGCCCGTTCCCGAACGAGAAAGGAGAGATCGCAATCTTTTGTTCAAACTCTTCCGGAGATGATCGAGTACACCCTTGCAGAAGGCAATGATTTCATCCTCACCGTGGAGAACGATCCAGAGACCGGTTCATGCAGGATCCATGCATTTTCCGGAAAATTTGTCTCACCCTGCATGCTCCGGAAACTCGAGGGGCTTGTGGAAGCCGGGCGCGATGAGGGGTACCGGCAGATTATCTGCGACCGGACAGGATAACCTTTGGATATGTTCAGTGAGTTCCGGAACTGATCGACCGGTGCTCACTTTCACGCTTCGCCTCCGCTTTCTTAATACCCGTGCCCGGACGTTTTTATAATCATGGAATGCCTTTACACAAGCTGCCGTATCACCTGCCACCGCTGCGGGCATATCTGGACTTACATGGGAAACCGGCTCTTCTCGCTCCAGCGATCCAAAAAGCCGGTAAAAGTGGGCTGCCCGCATTGTTATGCAAAAGTAACCATGGATGTGAAGGAGGCCCGGTGAGATACTGCATCCCGGGCCGGTGTTCCCGCGGGATACCGGCAAAATACTGTATATTGTGCAGGATGATCCATGCCGGATAGAACAGATACCATGAACTGATCTTTCAGATCCGGTGATTACGATTTTATCCGGAACTGCCCGTACGGGATACAGATCTCGAACCGTGCGCCTTTTTGTGGATCGCCACACTCCCGGATGGTCATGCCGGTGATTCCCAGTATCTCTGCAACAAGGAAGAGGCCAAGGCCGGTCTGGCGGTTGGCATCACGCCGGAACAGATCTTTCTTTGCGTCTGTCGGGATACCGGTTCCATTGTCTTCGTAAATCAGGAAAAGTCCATTGTCAGCAATCTCGTACCTGAGCCGGATTACCGTGACATGGCCCCCGTGCTGAATCGAGTTGTGCACAAGGTTGTAGAATACCCGCACAAACAGGGGATCGGCAAAGATCTCGATCTGGCCGACGGGGATCTCGCAGGTAATCCCGTGCCGGGTGATGACCGGCATAAGGTCGGAGAAGATATGGGAGACTTCCGTCCATTTTGGCGGC
This region includes:
- a CDS encoding regulator of amino acid metabolism, contains ACT domain protein produces the protein MWSDIIHDFADSPSQSRVVRFLLENGFGVTEDGRISCNGIEMPATAVAKAIGSDRRVVDSTARRILSRPMLRDIFLNMRATPDLSRVAESLGFVVITVLPKNANEQGIVGAAVRVLSNHMLSIRQIFVTDPEFSEEPKLVIIVENSLPHGVIEEIRALPQVKQVII